The following are encoded together in the Pedobacter steynii genome:
- a CDS encoding SusC/RagA family TonB-linked outer membrane protein, with amino-acid sequence MYRRRFTDFNLKYLGFLFLFLISANQAPAQSLVRVTGKVTDEKGGPLPGVSVLLKNTTTGGVTDADGKYSIRVPDGKGILTFFYVGFKRQEQNINGRNSIEVILKEDDNALNEVVVVAYGQQKKESMVSSITTINPKEIKGPTSNLTTMLAGKLAGVVAFQRSGEPGADNAQFFIRGITSFGSGKVDPLILIDGMESTTNALARLQPDDVAGFSILKDAAASSLYGARGANGVVLVTTKSGTDGKTKFNFRLENSISSNTQNFKLADNITYMKLANEAVLTRDPLGVLPYSQTKIDHTIAGDQPYLYPNNDWIGLLIKDYTMNQRFNMNMNGGGKVAQYYISGTFNQDNGVLKTDPKNNFNNNINLKSYEVRSNVNVELTPTTDGIVRTSGSFDDYTGPIGGGGEIFKSAVTSNPVLFPASFPASDLSAVKHPLFGNATLGGTDNFYNNPYASMVSGFQQYSSSTLNVQLELKQDFKFLTEGLSARVMAYTQRYSYFSLQRQYNPFFYGVNPTKSNEKGYTLSLLNEKSATEYLNYKEGDKISNTSTYAEAAVNYNRTFGQKHNISGLLVTIMRNYLNGNAGDLQSSLPFRNQGLSGRFTYAYDNRYLFETNFGYNGSERFAKNERFGFFPSVGIGWNASNEAFFKPLLPTISKLKFRATFGLVGNDQIGAAADRFFYLSNVNLNNPALGTSFGEDYGYSKNGVSISRYANSSITWEKARTTNIGMDLSFFNALNLIVDVYKQHRSNILMQRVYVPSTMGLTAPINANVGVAEGKGVDVSMDYYKSMGATWLQARGTFTYATSKLLVNEEPEYAANMYYLSRIGHSLAQSYGLIAERLFVDDTDVANSPKQNFGEVRGGDIKYRDLNGDGQITNLDMVNGLGYPVTPEINYGFGLSAGYKNFDISAFFQGSARSSLFIDPKAITPFVFNGSKQNGLLNVIAEDHWSEEKNNLYAFWPRLSATGNQNNNQPSNWWMRNGAFLRLKTVEIGYNLQEKTLKKLRLGGLRFYANGSNLFIISGFKLWDPEQGSNGLGYPIQKVFNIGVNVQL; translated from the coding sequence ATGTATCGAAGAAGGTTTACTGATTTCAATCTAAAGTACCTCGGCTTCCTCTTTTTGTTCCTGATTTCAGCAAATCAGGCCCCAGCTCAATCTCTCGTCAGGGTTACTGGTAAAGTAACGGATGAAAAGGGAGGTCCGTTGCCAGGCGTAAGCGTATTATTGAAGAATACCACTACAGGTGGTGTAACTGATGCAGATGGAAAATATAGCATTCGTGTGCCGGATGGCAAAGGAATACTGACATTTTTCTACGTTGGCTTTAAAAGACAGGAACAAAATATAAATGGGAGAAACTCAATTGAAGTCATTTTAAAAGAAGACGATAATGCACTAAATGAGGTGGTTGTGGTTGCCTATGGCCAGCAGAAGAAGGAGAGTATGGTCAGCTCCATTACCACGATTAATCCCAAGGAAATCAAGGGGCCAACGAGTAACCTGACCACCATGCTGGCCGGGAAACTGGCAGGAGTTGTGGCTTTCCAGCGCAGCGGAGAGCCGGGAGCAGATAATGCTCAGTTCTTTATCCGGGGAATTACCAGTTTTGGATCGGGAAAAGTAGATCCTTTGATCCTGATCGATGGGATGGAGTCCACAACAAATGCATTGGCAAGGTTACAACCGGATGATGTAGCAGGATTTTCCATCTTAAAAGATGCAGCGGCATCCTCACTTTATGGGGCCAGAGGTGCAAATGGAGTCGTGCTGGTGACTACAAAATCGGGTACAGACGGAAAAACGAAATTCAACTTCCGTTTAGAAAACTCGATCTCTTCCAATACTCAGAATTTCAAATTAGCAGACAACATCACCTATATGAAACTGGCCAATGAAGCAGTGCTTACCAGAGATCCTTTGGGCGTGCTGCCTTATTCGCAGACAAAAATAGACCATACTATCGCAGGTGATCAACCTTACCTGTACCCAAACAACGACTGGATTGGTTTATTGATAAAAGATTATACCATGAACCAACGCTTTAATATGAACATGAATGGCGGAGGGAAAGTCGCTCAGTATTATATTTCAGGGACCTTTAATCAGGATAATGGCGTCTTAAAAACAGATCCGAAAAATAATTTCAACAACAACATTAATCTCAAAAGCTACGAGGTGAGGTCGAATGTAAACGTAGAGCTTACCCCAACTACTGATGGAATCGTCAGAACTTCCGGTAGCTTTGACGATTATACCGGGCCAATTGGCGGGGGAGGAGAAATCTTCAAAAGCGCGGTCACTTCTAATCCGGTATTGTTTCCTGCGAGTTTTCCTGCATCAGATTTATCGGCAGTTAAACATCCCTTATTTGGAAATGCAACGTTGGGAGGTACGGATAATTTTTACAACAATCCGTATGCCTCCATGGTTTCCGGATTTCAGCAATACAGTTCCTCAACGCTTAATGTTCAGCTGGAGTTGAAACAAGATTTTAAATTTCTTACAGAAGGGCTTTCGGCAAGGGTGATGGCTTATACACAACGCTATTCCTATTTCAGTTTACAACGTCAGTACAATCCGTTTTTCTATGGTGTAAATCCCACAAAATCTAATGAGAAAGGGTACACACTTTCGCTTTTAAATGAGAAATCAGCAACGGAATACCTGAATTATAAGGAAGGAGATAAAATTTCGAATACTTCAACTTATGCCGAAGCTGCGGTAAATTATAACCGGACATTCGGCCAGAAACACAACATCAGCGGTTTGCTGGTCACCATTATGAGGAATTACCTGAATGGCAATGCAGGTGATCTTCAGTCTTCACTTCCATTCAGAAATCAGGGACTTTCGGGAAGGTTTACCTATGCGTACGATAACCGATACCTGTTTGAAACCAATTTTGGATATAACGGATCAGAACGTTTTGCTAAAAATGAACGTTTCGGTTTTTTCCCTTCAGTAGGTATCGGATGGAATGCAAGTAATGAGGCTTTCTTTAAACCATTATTGCCAACAATATCGAAATTAAAATTCAGGGCTACCTTCGGTCTGGTGGGAAATGATCAGATTGGCGCCGCGGCAGACCGTTTCTTTTACCTGTCAAATGTAAACCTGAACAACCCTGCGCTTGGAACTTCCTTTGGGGAAGATTATGGCTACTCTAAAAACGGAGTTTCGATATCCAGGTACGCCAATTCCTCCATCACCTGGGAGAAAGCGAGGACTACCAATATTGGAATGGATCTGAGTTTCTTTAATGCTTTAAATCTGATTGTTGACGTTTACAAGCAGCACAGAAGTAATATTTTGATGCAGAGGGTATACGTTCCTTCCACAATGGGGTTAACTGCGCCCATCAATGCAAATGTAGGCGTTGCGGAAGGCAAGGGAGTAGATGTTTCCATGGATTACTACAAGAGTATGGGCGCAACCTGGTTACAGGCAAGAGGTACATTTACTTATGCTACCAGTAAATTGCTGGTCAACGAGGAGCCGGAATATGCTGCTAATATGTATTATTTGTCGCGCATAGGACATTCACTGGCCCAATCTTATGGGCTGATTGCAGAGCGTCTTTTTGTAGATGATACCGATGTCGCGAATTCCCCAAAACAGAATTTCGGTGAGGTAAGGGGAGGAGACATCAAATATCGCGATTTGAACGGCGACGGACAAATTACCAATCTGGATATGGTGAATGGTCTGGGGTACCCGGTCACTCCGGAAATTAATTATGGCTTTGGACTATCTGCGGGATATAAGAATTTTGATATCAGTGCCTTTTTTCAAGGCTCAGCGAGGTCTTCTTTATTTATCGACCCAAAGGCAATCACCCCATTTGTATTTAATGGATCTAAGCAGAACGGTTTATTAAATGTCATTGCGGAAGACCATTGGTCGGAAGAAAAGAATAACCTGTATGCGTTCTGGCCCAGGCTAAGTGCTACAGGTAATCAAAACAACAATCAACCTTCTAACTGGTGGATGCGTAATGGTGCATTCTTAAGGTTAAAAACGGTAGAGATTGGCTACAACCTCCAGGAAAAAACACTGAAGAAACTGCGGCTAGGAGGATTGAGGTTTTATGCCAATGGCAGCAACCTGTTTATCATCAGTGGTTTCAAGCTTTGGGATCCTGAACAGGGAAGTAATGGCTTGGGTTATCCAATTCAGAAGGTCTTTAATATTGGCGTCAATGTACAGTTATAA